One part of the Prunus persica cultivar Lovell chromosome G5, Prunus_persica_NCBIv2, whole genome shotgun sequence genome encodes these proteins:
- the LOC18776237 gene encoding haloacid dehalogenase-like hydrolase domain-containing protein At3g48420 — MASMAVCYSLATLSSTKPLLSHKNTTSIANLKSHERTLQSSLVGTKIAISKTTRPLSSRRLGTSSSEITCSASASPLPSALLFDCDGVLVDTEKDGHRISFNDTFKEKELGVTWDVDLYGELLKIGGGKERMTAYFNKTGWPENAPKSEEERKAFIASLHKRKTELFMALIEKKLLPLRPGVAKLIDQALAEGVKVAVCSTSNEKAVSAIVTFLLGPERAEKIKIFAGDVVPRKKPDPAIYVLAANTLGVDPSSCVVIEDSGIGLAAAKAAGMKCIVTKSGYTANEDFLNADAVFDFIGDPPEERFDLAFCRSLLKQYVS; from the exons ATGGCGTCAATGGCTGTCTGTTATTCCTTAGCTACATTATCTTCTACGAAACCTTTGCTATCTCACAAAAATACCACCTCCATTGCCAACCTCAAATCCCATGAAAGGACCTTGCAATCTTCACTTGTGGGTACAAAAATAGCCATTAGCAAAACAACAAGACCATTGAGCAGCAGGAGGCTTGGAACATCCAGTTCTGAGATCACTTGCTCAGCTTCTGCTTCTCCTCTTCCTTCGGCTCTTCTCTTTGATTGCGATGGCGTGCTTGTCGATACGGAGAAGGATGGCCACCGCATTTCTTTCAATGACACTTTCAAAGAG AAAGAATTGGGTGTTACTTGGGATGTAGATTTGTACGGCGAGTTGCTCAAGATTGGAGGTGGAAAAGAAAG GATGACAGCCTATTTTAACAAGACGGGTTGGCCAGAAAATGCTCCGAaaagtgaagaagaaagaaaagcattCATAGCTTCACTTCACAAAAGAAAGACAGAGTTGTTTATGGCCCTTATTGAGAAAAAGCTGCTGCCGCTTCGGCCAGGAGTTGCAAA GCTGATAGATCAGGCTTTAGCAGAAGGAGTTAAGGTTGCTGTGTGCAGCACTTCCAATGAGAAGGCG GTCTCTGCAATAGTTACATTCTTGCTGGGACCAGAACGGGCAGAAAAAATCAAGATATTCGCAGGAGATGTGGTTCCCCGGAAGAAGCCTGATCCA GCCATCTATGTATTGGCGGCTAACACTCTTGGTGTTGATCCTTCAAG TTGTGTTGTGATAGAGGACAGCGGCATAGGCCTTGCAGCTGCCAAAGCTGCTGGAATGAAGTGTATAGTAACTAAGAGCGG ATACACAGCCAATGAAGACTTTCTGAATGCAGATGCAGTCTTTGACTTCATTGGAGATCCGCCGGAAGAGCGATTTGACTTGGCATTCTGCAGAAGCCTTCTCAAGCAGTACGTGAGCTAG
- the LOC18777693 gene encoding uncharacterized protein LOC18777693 isoform X2: MASKEGFLTTEQRETLKIASQNVEILSSSPKSPTSFLSEHHVKAPAGGKAPTAGIAVRHVRRSHSGKFVRVKKEGGGGKGTWGKLLDADSESPIDRNDPNYDSGEEPYQLVGSTITDPLDEYKKAVVSIIEEYFSTGDVALAASDLKELGSSEYHSYFIKRLVSIALDRHDKEKEMASVLLSSLYADVISPIQIRDGFFILLESADDLAVDILDAVDILALFLARAVVDDILPPAFLTRAKKALPESSKGVQVIQTAEKSYLSAPHHAELVERRWGGSTHITVEEMKKKIAGLLREYVESGDTFEACRCIRELGVSFFHHEVVKRALILAMEIRTSEPLIMKLLKEAAEEGLISSSQMVKGFSRLAETLDDLALDIPSASTLFDSLVPKAISEGWLDASFLKSSGEDGGIRVEDEKVKRYKKEIVAIIHEYFLSDDIPELIRSLEDLGVPQYNPLFLKKLITLAMDRKNREKEMASVLLSALHIEIFSTEDIVNGFVLLLESAEDTELDILDASNELALFLARAVIDDVLAPLNLEEIGSKLPPNCSGSETVRMAQSLISARHAGERILRCWGGGTGWAVEDAKDKIAKLLEEYESGGVVSEACQCIRDLGMPFFNHEVVKKALVMAMEKKNDRMLHLLQECFNEGLITINQMTKGFTRIKDGLDDLALDIPNAREKFSFYVEHAQEKGWLLPSFGSSAADGSH; the protein is encoded by the exons ATGGCATCAAAGGAAGGATTCCTGACGACTGAGCAGAGGGAAACGTTAAAAATTGCCAGCCAAAATGTGGAGATTTTGTCATCATCCCCGAAATCCCCGACATCTTTTCTTTCGGAACATCATGTAAAAGCCCCTGCTGGTGGGAAGGCACCAACAGCTGGGATAGCTGTGAGGCATGTTCGCCGGTCGCACTCAGGGAAGTTTGTGCGAGTGAAGAAGG AGGGAGGCGGTGGTAAGGGTACATGGGGAAAACTGCTTGACGCTGATAGTGAATCCCCTATTGATCGCAATGACCCTAATTATGACAGTGGCGAg GAACCGTATCAACTTGTTGGGTCAACTATCACAGATCCCTTGGATGAATACAAGAAAGCCGTTGTTTCAATCATTGAGGAGTACTTCAGCACTGGTGATGTTGCATTGGCAGCATCTGACCTCAAAGAACTAGGCTCAAGTGAATATCATTCTTACTTCATTAAGCGACTTGTTTCCATTGCCTTGGACAGGCATGATAAGGAGAAGGAAATGGCTTCAGTTTTGCTTTCATCTTTGTATGCTGATGTCATTAGCCCTATCCAGATTAGAGATGGATTTTTCATCCTTCTTGAATCTGCTGATGACCTTGCAGTGGACATACTGGATGCAGTAGACATCCTCGCTTTGTTCCTTGCTCGTGCAGTGGTTGATGACATCCTTCCTCCAGCCTTCCTCACCAGGGCAAAGAAAGCACTCCCAGAATCTTCAAAGGGGGTTCAGGTAATCCAAACTGCTGAGAAGAGCTATCTTTCAGCTCCACACCATGCAGAACTTGTGGAAAGAAGGTGGGGTGGTAGCACCCACATTACTGTTGaagagatgaagaaaaaaattgctgGTCTATTGAGGGAATACGTAGAAAGTGGAGATACTTTTGAGGCCTGTCGGTGCATAAGGGAGTTGGGAGTTTCATTCTTTCATCATGAGGTTGTGAAGAGGGCTTTGATTCTTGCCATGGAGATTCGAACATCAGAACCACTAATAATGAAGCTATTAAAGGAAGCGGCTGAGGAAGGGCTGATTAGTTCTAGTCAAATGGTAAAGGGGTTTTCTCGTTTGGCGGAGACCCTTGATGACCTTGCTCTTGATATTCCATCAGCAAGCACCTTGTTCGATTCGCTGGTCCCGAAGGCCATATCTGAAGGTTGGCTTGATGCTTCATTTTTGAAATCCTCTGGTGAAGATGGTGGCATACGAGTCGAAGATGAAAAAGTGAAGCGGTACAAGAAAGAGATTGTGGCTATAATTCATGAATATTTTCTCTCAGATGACATTCCGGAGCTTATCCGGAGCCTTGAAGATCTTGGGGTACCCCAATATAATCCATTATTCTTGAAGAAGCTGATCACCCTTGCAATGGATCGAAAAAACCGTGAAAAGGAAATGGCATCTGTTCTGCTTTCTGCCCTTCACATTGAGATCTTCTCAACTGAGGACATAGTTAATGGGTTTGTCTTGCTTCTTGAATCTGCAGAGGATACTGAACTGGACATTTTGGATGCTTCAAATGAGCTTGCTCTTTTCCTTGCAAGAGCTGTCATTGATGATGTCTTAGCTCCCCTGAATCTGGAAGAAATTGGCAGCAAGTTGCCACCAAATTGTAGTGGGAGTGAGACTGTTCGAATGGCTCAATCACTCATTTCTGCTCGTCATGCCGGTGAGAGGATCTTGAGGTGTTGGGGAGGCGGGACCGGCTGGGCTGTGGAGGATGCAAAGGACAAGATAGCAAAGCTGCTGGAGGAGTATGAGAGTGGGGGTGTAGTAAGCGAAGCCTGCCAGTGCATTCGTGATCTTGGGATGCCCTTCTTTAACCATGAGGTGGTGAAGAAGGCACTGGTCATGGccatggagaagaagaatgacAGGATGCTTCACCTGCTTCAGGAGTGCTTCAACGAAGGGCTGATCACAATTAACCAGATGACAAAAGGCTTCACCCGAATCAAGGATGGGCTAGATGATTTGGCCCTCGACATTCCGAATGCAAGGGAGAAATTCAGCTTCTATGTGGAGCACGCGCAGGAGAAAGGGTGGCTCCTTCCTTCCTTCGGATCATCTGCTGCGGATGGCTCACACTGA
- the LOC18777693 gene encoding uncharacterized protein LOC18777693 isoform X1, with product MASKEGFLTTEQRETLKIASQNVEILSSSPKSPTSFLSEHHVKAPAGGKAPTAGIAVRHVRRSHSGKFVRVKKEGGGGKGTWGKLLDADSESPIDRNDPNYDSGEQEPYQLVGSTITDPLDEYKKAVVSIIEEYFSTGDVALAASDLKELGSSEYHSYFIKRLVSIALDRHDKEKEMASVLLSSLYADVISPIQIRDGFFILLESADDLAVDILDAVDILALFLARAVVDDILPPAFLTRAKKALPESSKGVQVIQTAEKSYLSAPHHAELVERRWGGSTHITVEEMKKKIAGLLREYVESGDTFEACRCIRELGVSFFHHEVVKRALILAMEIRTSEPLIMKLLKEAAEEGLISSSQMVKGFSRLAETLDDLALDIPSASTLFDSLVPKAISEGWLDASFLKSSGEDGGIRVEDEKVKRYKKEIVAIIHEYFLSDDIPELIRSLEDLGVPQYNPLFLKKLITLAMDRKNREKEMASVLLSALHIEIFSTEDIVNGFVLLLESAEDTELDILDASNELALFLARAVIDDVLAPLNLEEIGSKLPPNCSGSETVRMAQSLISARHAGERILRCWGGGTGWAVEDAKDKIAKLLEEYESGGVVSEACQCIRDLGMPFFNHEVVKKALVMAMEKKNDRMLHLLQECFNEGLITINQMTKGFTRIKDGLDDLALDIPNAREKFSFYVEHAQEKGWLLPSFGSSAADGSH from the exons ATGGCATCAAAGGAAGGATTCCTGACGACTGAGCAGAGGGAAACGTTAAAAATTGCCAGCCAAAATGTGGAGATTTTGTCATCATCCCCGAAATCCCCGACATCTTTTCTTTCGGAACATCATGTAAAAGCCCCTGCTGGTGGGAAGGCACCAACAGCTGGGATAGCTGTGAGGCATGTTCGCCGGTCGCACTCAGGGAAGTTTGTGCGAGTGAAGAAGG AGGGAGGCGGTGGTAAGGGTACATGGGGAAAACTGCTTGACGCTGATAGTGAATCCCCTATTGATCGCAATGACCCTAATTATGACAGTGGCGAg CAGGAACCGTATCAACTTGTTGGGTCAACTATCACAGATCCCTTGGATGAATACAAGAAAGCCGTTGTTTCAATCATTGAGGAGTACTTCAGCACTGGTGATGTTGCATTGGCAGCATCTGACCTCAAAGAACTAGGCTCAAGTGAATATCATTCTTACTTCATTAAGCGACTTGTTTCCATTGCCTTGGACAGGCATGATAAGGAGAAGGAAATGGCTTCAGTTTTGCTTTCATCTTTGTATGCTGATGTCATTAGCCCTATCCAGATTAGAGATGGATTTTTCATCCTTCTTGAATCTGCTGATGACCTTGCAGTGGACATACTGGATGCAGTAGACATCCTCGCTTTGTTCCTTGCTCGTGCAGTGGTTGATGACATCCTTCCTCCAGCCTTCCTCACCAGGGCAAAGAAAGCACTCCCAGAATCTTCAAAGGGGGTTCAGGTAATCCAAACTGCTGAGAAGAGCTATCTTTCAGCTCCACACCATGCAGAACTTGTGGAAAGAAGGTGGGGTGGTAGCACCCACATTACTGTTGaagagatgaagaaaaaaattgctgGTCTATTGAGGGAATACGTAGAAAGTGGAGATACTTTTGAGGCCTGTCGGTGCATAAGGGAGTTGGGAGTTTCATTCTTTCATCATGAGGTTGTGAAGAGGGCTTTGATTCTTGCCATGGAGATTCGAACATCAGAACCACTAATAATGAAGCTATTAAAGGAAGCGGCTGAGGAAGGGCTGATTAGTTCTAGTCAAATGGTAAAGGGGTTTTCTCGTTTGGCGGAGACCCTTGATGACCTTGCTCTTGATATTCCATCAGCAAGCACCTTGTTCGATTCGCTGGTCCCGAAGGCCATATCTGAAGGTTGGCTTGATGCTTCATTTTTGAAATCCTCTGGTGAAGATGGTGGCATACGAGTCGAAGATGAAAAAGTGAAGCGGTACAAGAAAGAGATTGTGGCTATAATTCATGAATATTTTCTCTCAGATGACATTCCGGAGCTTATCCGGAGCCTTGAAGATCTTGGGGTACCCCAATATAATCCATTATTCTTGAAGAAGCTGATCACCCTTGCAATGGATCGAAAAAACCGTGAAAAGGAAATGGCATCTGTTCTGCTTTCTGCCCTTCACATTGAGATCTTCTCAACTGAGGACATAGTTAATGGGTTTGTCTTGCTTCTTGAATCTGCAGAGGATACTGAACTGGACATTTTGGATGCTTCAAATGAGCTTGCTCTTTTCCTTGCAAGAGCTGTCATTGATGATGTCTTAGCTCCCCTGAATCTGGAAGAAATTGGCAGCAAGTTGCCACCAAATTGTAGTGGGAGTGAGACTGTTCGAATGGCTCAATCACTCATTTCTGCTCGTCATGCCGGTGAGAGGATCTTGAGGTGTTGGGGAGGCGGGACCGGCTGGGCTGTGGAGGATGCAAAGGACAAGATAGCAAAGCTGCTGGAGGAGTATGAGAGTGGGGGTGTAGTAAGCGAAGCCTGCCAGTGCATTCGTGATCTTGGGATGCCCTTCTTTAACCATGAGGTGGTGAAGAAGGCACTGGTCATGGccatggagaagaagaatgacAGGATGCTTCACCTGCTTCAGGAGTGCTTCAACGAAGGGCTGATCACAATTAACCAGATGACAAAAGGCTTCACCCGAATCAAGGATGGGCTAGATGATTTGGCCCTCGACATTCCGAATGCAAGGGAGAAATTCAGCTTCTATGTGGAGCACGCGCAGGAGAAAGGGTGGCTCCTTCCTTCCTTCGGATCATCTGCTGCGGATGGCTCACACTGA
- the LOC109949291 gene encoding uncharacterized protein LOC109949291: protein MVWEAMNKDYDKGKRRKRARMAKKAAPAKKPEKAVKVSTVMDTKNRLSSKFKYEALDNLNEELGYAPAFEEGTKSNCGNLGDMQLSNEVAEARQVQDDDSYVANDKYNGYNYDDECNYDEECDFEELT, encoded by the exons ATGGTTTGGGAAGCAATGAACAAGGACTATGATAAG ggaaagagaagaaaacgaGCTAGAATGGCCAAGAAAGCTGCTCCTGCTAAAAAGCCAGAAAAGGCTGTCAAAGTTTCTACTGTGATGGATACTAAGAAT AGGCTGAGTTCAAAATTCAAGTATGAAGCTTTGGATAACTTAAATGAAGAGCTT GGTTATGCACCTGCATTTGAGGAAGGCACGAAGTCTAATTGTGGCAATCTTGGTGATATGCAACTGTCAAATGAAGTCGCTGAAGCCAGACAAGTCCAAGATGACGATTCATATGTTGCAAATGACAAATATAATGGATACAATTATGATGATGAATGCAATTATGATGAGGAATGCGATTTTGAAGAATTGACTTAA
- the LOC18777696 gene encoding pentatricopeptide repeat-containing protein At5g50280, chloroplastic: MALISQHLTLPPPFPFLHNHSPNSPFSKPCLFVFSKNLRLFSLHAASSSSTPTPTSHSLTPIFLPFLQDGEEKPEDLQELEEEEEEEEEEEDPDDPILRFFKSRSSTQDSQREGKLSLQKNRRSAWRLADDTQLVDESETDSGIEGVLEQQKEQARALNFNSRALSEEIVEEILQKARTLPQNLTLGEVLGGFEGRVGEKESVKVLELMGKEGLLMGCLYFYEWMGLQETSIVTPRACSVLFPMLGRAGMGDKLMILFRNLPAKKEFRDVHVYNAAISGLMCSKRYDDAWEVYEAMEANNTLPDHVTCSIMITVMRKVGRSAKDSWQFFERMNRKGVKWSQEVLGALIKSFCDEGLKSEALIIQVEMEKKGVSSNAIVYNTLMDAFCNSNQVEEAEGLFAEMKSRGIKPTAATFNILMSAYSRKMQTEIVEKLLVEMQDMGLEPNVKSYTCLISAYGRQKKMSDMAADAFLRMKKAGISPTSHSYTALIHAFSVSGWHEKAYIAFENMQKEGLKPSIETYTALLDAFRRAGDAQMLMKIWKLMIKEKIEGTKVTFNTLLDGFAKQGHYTEARDVISEFGNIGLQPTVMTYNMLMNAYARGGQHSKLPQLLKEMAALNLKPDSVTYSTMIYAYVRVRDFKRAFFYHKQMVKSGQMPDARSYEKLRAILDVKAARKNKKDRSAILGIINSKMGLLKIKKKGKKDEFWKNKKKRYVRTDNSQ, from the exons ATGGCTCTCATAAGCCAACACCTCACTCTTCCTCCACCATTTCCCTTCCTTCACAATCACTCTCCGAACTCTCCCTTCTCAAAGCCTTGCCTCTTTGTGTTCTCCAAAAACCTCAGACTTTTCTCTCTGCACGCagcttcctcctcctccactcCCACTCCCACTTCTCACTCCTTAACCCCCATTTTCCTGCCCTTTCTCCAAGACGGCGAAGAAAAACCAGAAGACCTGCAAgaacttgaagaagaagaagaagaagaagaagaagaggaggaccCAGATGATCCAATTCTCAGATTCTTCAAGTCTCGCAGTTCAACCCAGGACTCTCAACGTGAAGGCAAGCTCTCTCTTCAAAAGAACCGTCGCTCTGCTTGGCGTTTAGCTGACGATACCCAACTCGTAGACGAATCAGAAACTGACTCTGGCATCGAAGGAGTGCTTGAACAACAAAAGGAACAAGCCAGAGCATTGAATTTTAATTCAAGGGCGTTGTCTGAGGAAATTGTCGAAGAAATTTTGCAAAAAGCAAGGACGTTGCCTCAAAACTTGACATTGGGAGAGGTATTGGGAGGTTTTGAAGGAAGGGTTGGTGAGAAAGAGTCTGTGAAAGTGTTGGAGTTGATGGGCAAGGAGGGCCTTTTAATGGGTTGCTTGTATTTCTATGAGTGGATGGGTTTGCAGGAAACTTCTATAGTTACTCCTAGGGCGTGTTCAGTTTTGTTTCCTATGTTGGGGAGAGCTGGAATGGGCGATaagttgatgattttgtttagGAATTTACCAGCTAAGAAGGAGTTCAGGGATGTTCATGTTTATAATGCTGCAATTTCTGGCTTAATGTGCTCTAAGAG GTATGATGATGCTTGGGAGGTATATGAGGCAATGGAAGCAAATAATACCCTTCCGGATCATGTGACATGTTCAATTATGATTACTGTCATGAGAAAGGTTGGCCGTAGTGCAAAAGATTCATGGCAGTTCTTTGAGAGAATGAATAGGAAAGGCGTCAAATGGAGTCAAGAAGTTTTGGGTGCTCTTATAAAATCATTCTGTGATGAGGGGCTGAAAAGTGAAGCCCTTATCATTCAAGTagaaatggagaagaaaggGGTCTCATCAAATGCCATTGTTTATAATACTTTAATGGATGCTTTTTGTAATTCCAACCAAGTTGAAGAAGCTGAAGGTCTCTTTGCTGAGATGAAATCAAGAGGTATCAAACCAACAGCAGCCACCTTCAATATTTTAATGAGTGCATACAGCAGAAAAATGCAGACTGAGATTGTTGAGAAGCTGCTGGTAGAAATGCAGGATATGGGATTGGAGCCAAATGTCAAATCCTATACATGTCTTATCAGTGCGTATGGGAGGCAGAAGAAGATGAGTGACATGGCTGCAGATGCATTTTTGAGGATGAAGAAAGCTGGTATAAGTCCAACTTCACATTCTTATACAGCTCTCATTCATGCATTTTCAGTCAGTGGCTGGCATGAGAAAGCTTACATTGCATTTGAGAACATGCAAAAAGAAGGCTTAAAGCCCTCCATAGAAACATATACTGCTTTACTGGATGCATTTAGGCGTGCTGGGGACGCACAGATGTTGATGAAAATATGGAAATTGATGATCAAAGAGAAGATTGAAGGGACTAAGGTGACATTTAACACTCTTCTTGATGGATTTGCTAAACAAGGTCACTATACTGAAGCAAGAGATGTGATTTCTGAATTTGGGAATATAGGTTTGCAGCCAACAGTGATGACATATAATATGCTGATGAATGCATATGCACGGGGAGGGCAACACTCAAAGTTGCCGCAGCTGTTGAAAGAGATGGCAGCTCTCAATTTAAAACCTGATTCTGTAACATACTCGACCATGATCTATGCCTATGTCCGTGTTCGTGATTTCAAAAGAGCATTTTTCTACCACAAGCAAATGGTAAAAAGTGGACAGATGCCAGATGCCAGGTCTTATGAGAAGCTTAGGGCAATTTTGGATGTAAAAGCTGCAAGAAAGAACAAGAAGGACAGGAGTGCTATACTCGGTATAATTAATAGCAAAATGGGGTTGTTGAAAATTaagaagaagggaaagaaagaTGAGTTCtggaagaacaagaaaaagcgCTACGTGAGAACTGATAACTCACAGTGA
- the LOC18777951 gene encoding haloacid dehalogenase-like hydrolase domain-containing protein At3g48420 produces the protein MASMAVCYSLATLSSTLPLLSHKKTTSIANLKSHGRNLQSSLVGAKLAISKTTRPLSSRRLGTSSSEVTCSTSASPLPSALLFDCDGVLVDTEKDGHRVSYNETFKEKELGVTWDVDLYAELLKIGGGKERMTAYFNKTGWPENAPKSEEERKAFVASLHKRKTELFAALIEKRLLPLRPGVVKLIDQALAEGVKVAVCSTSVEKAVSAIVTFLLGPERAEKIKIFAGDVVARKKPDPAIYVLAANTLGVDPSSCVVIEDSGIGLAAAKAAGMKCIVTKSGYTANQEFPTADAVFDFIGDPPEEQFDLAFCGSLLKQ, from the exons ATGGCGTCAATGGCTGTCTGTTATTCCTTAGCTACATTATCTTCTACGCTACCTTTGCTATCTCACAAAAAGACCACCTCCATTGCCAACCTCAAATCCCATGGAAGGAACTTACAATCTTCACTAGTGGGTGCAAAACTAGCCATTAGCAAAACAACAAGACCATTGAGCAGCAGGAGGCTTGGAACATCTAGTTCTGAGGTCACTTGCTCAACTTCTGCTTCCCCTCTTCCTTCGGCTCTTCTCTTCGATTGCGATGGCGTGCTTGTCGATACAGAGAAGGATGGCCACCGCGTTTCTTATAATGAAACTTTCAAAGAG AAAGAATTGGGTGTTACTTGGGATGTAGATTTGTACGCAGAGTTGCTCAAGATTGGAGGTGGAAAAGAAAG GATGACAGCCTATTTTAACAAGACGGGTTGGCCCGAAAATGCTCCGAAgagtgaagaagaaagaaaagcattTGTAGCTTCACTTCACAAGAGAAAGACAGAGTTGTTTGCGGCCCTTATTGAGAAAAGGCTGCTGCCGCTTCGGCCAGGAGTTGTAAA GCTGATAGATCAGGCTCTAGCAGAAGGAGTTAAAGTTGCTGTGTGCAGCACTTCCGTTGAGAAGGCG GTCTCCGCAATAGTTACATTCTTGCTGGGACCAGAACGGGCAGAAAAAATCAAGATATTTGCAGGTGATGTGGTTGCCCGCAAGAAGCCTGATCCA GCCATCTATGTATTGGCGGCTAACACTCTTGGTGTTGATCCTTCAAG TTGTGTTGTGATAGAAGACAGCGGCATAGGCCTTGCAGCTGCCAAAGCGGCTGGAATGAAGTGTATAGTAACTAAGAGCGG ATACACAGCCAATCAAGAATTTCCGACTGCAGATGCAGTCTTCGACTTCATTGGAGATCCCCCGGAGGAGCAATTCGACTTGGCATTTTGCGGAAGCCTTCTCAAGCAGTGA
- the LOC18776599 gene encoding probable UDP-N-acetylglucosamine--peptide N-acetylglucosaminyltransferase SPINDLY, with product MSERNDSQPYTVQQLATPKSSKPPQPLQVTGLATNLNVDPPETDGAIPSTCQHRPSSVFSLLPPFPKVTCNKDTDTSEAEGKRLNKLGKSRSRNCKGECSMDNGADADGYLPGQGVSSSREEKVSSVKTGLVHVARRMPKNAHAHFILGLMYQRLGQPSKAVLAYEKAEEILLRPEADIDRPELLSLVQIHHAQCLMLETLGDSCFDKELEPQELDEINSKLKESMQSDVRQAAVWNTLGLILLKTGRLQSAISVLSSLLAVAPDNYDCLGNLGIAHLQNGNLELSEKCFQELILKDQNHPAALINYAALLLCRYGSVVAGAGANAGEGTSADHVSGINVAKECLLASLKEDPKAAHIWANLANAYSITGDHRSSSKCLEKAAKLEVNCCMSTRYAIAIHRIKDAERCQDPSEQLSWAGNEMASIIRDGDSASVELPIAWTGLAMVHKTQHEIAAAFETEQNTLMEVEERADYSLKQAIAEDPDDAVQWHQLGLHSLCTQKFKHSQKYLKAAVSRFRECSCAWSNLGISLQLSEESSHAEEVYKRALALATTKHAHAILSNLGNLYRQQKQYERAKAMFTKSLELQPGYAPAFNNLGLVFVAEGRWEEAKFCFSKALQADPLLDAAKSNMIKAVSASSSCAGLSSLLQD from the exons ATGTCCGAACGAAACGATTCTCAGCCGTACACAGTGCAGCAGCTCGCAACCCCAAAGAGCTCAAAGCCGCCACAGCCGCTACAGGTCACCGGTTTGGCTACTAATCTCAACGTCGACCCTCCTGAAACGGACGGTGCGATTCCTTCCACGTGTCAGCACCGGCCCTCATcagttttctctctccttccccCTTTCCCAAAAGTAACGTGTAATAAGGACACTGACACCAGTGAAGCTGAAGGTAAACGATTAAACAAACTGGGGAAAAGCAGGTCAAGGAATTGTAAGGGGGAGTGTTCTATGGATAATGGAGCTGATGCTGATGGCTACTTGCCTGGTCAAGGCGTTTCGTCGTCTCGTGAGGAGAAAGTCAGCAGCGTCAAAACT GGTTTGGTTCATGTTGCAAGGAGGATGCCTAAAAATGCCCATGCTCATTTTATACTGGGTTTAATGTATCAGAGATTGGGGCAGCCTTCGAAg GCAGTTTTGGCATATGAGAAGGCAGAAGAGATTTTACTCCGCCCTGAGGCTGATATCGATAGGCCGGAGCTGCTTTCACTAGTTCAAATTCATCATGCACAG TGCCTTATGCTAGAAACTTTGGGGGATAGCTGTTTCGACAAAGAACTTGAACCTCAAGAGCTTGACGAAATTAATTCGAAATTAAAGGAGTCAATGCAGTCAGATGTAAGACAGGCAGCTGTCTGGAATACCCTCGGCTTGATTCTACTTAAAACTGGCCGTCTGCAG AGTGCTATTTCAGTTTTGTCTTCTTTGTTAGCTGTTGCCCCCGACAACTATGATTGCCTTGGAAACCTTGGGATTGCTCATCTTCAAAA TGGAAATTTGGAACTTTCAGAAAAATGTTTTCAGGAGTTGATCCTCAAGGATCAAAATCATCCTGCGGCCTTGATAAATTATGCTGCCCTTCTTTTATGTAGATATGGTTCAGTTGTTGCAG GTGCTGGGGCAAATGCTGGTGAAGGTACTTCTGCAGATCACGTTTCTGGTATAAATGTTGCAAAGGAGTGTTTGTTAGCATCACTAAAAGAAGATCCTAAAGCAGCACATATTTGGGCTAATCTTGCTAATGCATATTCTATAACTGGTGATCATAGAAGTTCCAGCAAGTGCTTGGAGAAG GCAGCAAAACTAGAGGTCAATTGTTGTATGTCTACTCGATATGCTATTGCAATCCACCGAATCAAGGATGCAGAAAGGTGTCAAGATCCTAGTGAACAACTTTCCTGGGCTGGAAACGAAATGGCTTCAATTATAAGAGATGGCGACTCTGCTTCAGTTGAACTTCCGATAGCATGGACAGGGCTTGCGATGGTGCACAAAACCCAACACGAGATTGCAGCAGCATTTGAAACTGAACAGAATACGCTAATGGAGGTAGAAGAACGTGCTGATTATAGTTTAAAGCAG GCAATAGCAGAGGATCCAGATGATGCTGTGCAATGGCACCAACTTGGTCTTCATAGTCTTTGTACTCAGAAATTCAAACACTCACAGAAGTACCTCAAAGCAGCAGTTTCCCGTTTTAGGGAATGTAGCTGTGCATGGTCAAATCTAG GTATCTCACTGCAACTATCGGAGGAGTCATCACACGCTGAAGAAGTATACAAGCGAGCCTTGGCATTGGCGACAACTAAACATGCCCATGCTATACTCTCCAACCTTGGAAATCTCTACCGCCAGCAGAAGCAATATGAACGTGCCAAAGCAATGTTTACAAAATCTCTTGAACTCCAGCCTGGCTATGCTCCTGCATTTAACAATTTGGGTCTTGTATTTGTTGCTGAGGGACGGTGGGAAGAAGCCAAATTCTGCTTCAGCAAAGCCCTCCAGGCAGACCCATTGCTGGATGCTGCCAAGTCCAACATGATTAAAGCAGTGTCTGCATCAAGTTCATGTGCAGGCTTGTCGAGTCTTCTTCAAGATTAA